GACGGCTTGCGGCACCCCTTCCGGCACTGCCCCCGGTACCGCCCCCACTACCGCCCCCGGCTGCCGCGTCAGGGGCGCTGTCAGCACGGGCTCGATCTGTTCACCCGTAAGGGCTAAAACCGCTGAAGGCTTCCGGACCGTCACGGGCGCGCCGCCTACGGTCGCCGAGTGAACAGCAGCAGCCAACCACACCCCCCGGCGCGCACCGGCGCACACCGGGCGCAGGGGCGCACGCCCTCCCGCGGACCCGAGCTGGGCCCCGCGGACGAGCAGCCTCCCCCCTTCCGGCACGAGCCCTACCTCGACGGACTGTTCACTTACTGCCTGTCGGTGCTGTGTGACCACGACACCGCCACCGACGTGCTCGGTGAGGTCCTCGCCGTCGCCGAACGGCATCCCGGCCGGTGCCCCGACGAAGGGGACCGGCGGGCCTGGCTCTACGCACTGGCCCGCTGGGGCTGCCTCACCCGGCTGGGCGAACAACGGCGCACCCGCCAGGGGGCGCATTCCGCCGGGCGCACGCCGGAGCACACCGACGAAAAGCATGCGCCGGGGGCGCTGGACGTGAGCGCCTACCGCCGTACCGAGCTGGCCCGCCTCGCCTGGCCCGAAGCCGCCGGAACCACCCCCGAGCAGCGCGAGGCCCTCGAACTCGCCGTCCGCCACCGCCTCGCCGTACCGGAACTCGCCGCCGTCCTCGGCACCCAGGCAGCCACCGCCCGGGAACTGCTCACCGGCGCCGCATGCGAGGTGGAACGCACCCGCGCCGCCCTCGCCGTGGTCGAGACCGGCAACTGTCCGGCCGTGTCCCGGCTCACCGGCGACGGCCAGGTGCTGCTGTCCACCACCCTGCGCGCCGAGCTGGTGCGCCACGTCGACGACTGCCCCCGCTGCCGCCGGGTCGCCGAACGGGTGGGCGCCGCGGCGCCCTGGCCCGGCTCCGGCGGCGTCCACACCCCCGGGCTCCCCCTGGTCCCCGCCCCGCGCCCCGCCGTCCACGCCGCGATGCTGCGCTCCGGCCGGCGCCGCCGGGGCGGGCCCGGCCCCCGCTTCGACCGCACCGGCTTCCCCATGGACCCCAAGGACCGCGCGGCGCGCCGCGACCGGCTCCGGGCGCGGGCGGTCACCACCACCGTCGTCGCCACCGTGGTCGCCGCTCCCGTCCTCGCGCTGTGGGCCGCGTACCGGGGCGCCCCCAGTACCGGCGAACCCGCCGCGGGCACCACCGCCCGTATCTCGGCCAGCGAATCGGAGCTTCCGCTCCCACACGTCGACGGGCGCCCCTTCGCCGCCTATCAGAACGCCGGCAACACGCGCACCACCGGCGAGCCGGGCTTCGCGCCGGGCGCGGACGTCCCGGACGTCTCGGTCGAGGTGATCAGCCCCGGTGCCTCCGGCACGCCGCAACCGGGTGGTCCCGGGGCCCCGGGCCACATCGCCGTGAGCGCCTCCACCCGGGGCGGCACCACCGCGCTCACCCTCACCGCCTCCGGCGGCGCGCCGGTGCACTGGCGGCTGTGGTCGGACGCGCCGTGGCTGCGGGCGAGCCGGAGCGCGGGCACCCTGGCGCCGGGAGGATCGGTCACCGTGTGGATCACCGTCGACTCCGCGGCCCAGCCGGTCGGGGCCTGGTCGGCCAGGGTCGGGATCGACCCCGACGGCGCGGTGGTCTCCCTCCGGGGCCACGGCCGCCCCGCGCCGCCCGCGACGCCACCCGGGACCCCGGACCGGGACCCGGACCCGGACCCGACGCCGACTCCGACGCCGCCCAGCCCCACGCCGACGCCGCCGGCGACCCCGGATCCCACGCCGACTCCGACGCCGCCGAGCCCCACGCCTACGCCGACGGAGCCCGAAGGAACGGTTTCCCCCGCGCCGGACCCGGGCGGCCCGGGCCCCTCCGGTTCGGCGTCCTAGCCGGGTCAGCCCACAGCGCAGGCCCACGGCGCAGGCTCAGGCCCCGGTCCGGGTCCGCCGGTCAGGCCTGGCCGGCCGCCGCCGGCGGGTCCGCCGGGTGCGGGGCCATCGGCAGCAGCGAAGACAGCCGCGCCTCGCACAGCTTCACCAGCTCCGCGTACGCCGCCTCGCCCATCAGCTCCGTCAGCTCGGGCCGGTAGGACACGTACACCGGCTGCCCGGCGCCGTGCGCGGAGGTGGCCGAGGTGCACCACCAGTGCAGGTCGTGGCCGCCCGGCCCCCAGCCGCGCCGGTCGTACTCCCCGATCGACACCTGGAGCACCCGCGTGTCGTCGGGCCGGTCGATCCAGTCGTACGTACGCCGGATCGGCAGCTGCCAGCACACGTCGGGCTTGGTCTCCAGCGGCTCCTGGCCGTTCTGCAACGCCAGGATGTGCAGCGAACAGCCCGCGCCGGCCGGGAAACCGGGCCGGTTCAGGAAGATGCAGGCGCCGTCCCAGCGGCGGGTCTGCTTCTCCCCGTCGTCGTCCGTCTGCGTCCAGCCGGACTCGCTGCCGACGTCGTGGAACTGCCACAGCTCGGGCGTCAGGCGGGCCACGTGCCCGGCGACCCGCTTCTCGTCGTCCTCGTCGGAGAAGTGCGCGCCGAGCGTGCAGCAGCCGTCGGCCGCCCGGCCGGCCTGGATGCCCTGGCAGCCGCTGCCGAAGATGCACGTCCATCGGGAGGTCAGCCAGGTCAGGTCACAGCGGAAGACCTGCTCGTCGTCGGCGGGGTCGGGGAACTCCACCCAGGCCCGGGGGAAGTCGATGCCCTTCTCGTCGGCCACGACCTTCGGTTTCTTCTTGGGGGTCTTGGACATGTTGGCCTTCTTCGTATTTGGCACAAACCCAAGCCTAAGCGCCCCTTACCTCACCCATACGCGACGAGCCCAGTAGCGTTTCCGGTTATGAGACTCGGTGTCCTCGATGTGGGTTCCAATACGGTTCATCTGCTGGTGGTGGACGCGCACCCCGGTGCGCGCCCGCTGTCCGCGCACTCGCACAAGGTGGAGCTGCGGCTCGCGGAGCTGCTGGACGAGCGGGGCTCGGTCTCGCCGGAGGGCATACGACGGCTCGTGTCGGTGATCGGCGACGCGGTGCAGGCCGCCGAGGACAAGGGCTGCGAGGACCTGCTGCCCTTCGCGACGAGCGCGGTGCGGGAGGCGACGAACGCGGACGAGGTGCTGGCCCGGGTCAAGGCCGAGACCGGCATCGACCTGCCCATCCTCAGCGGTGACGACGAGGCCCGCCTCACGTTCCTCGCGGTGCGGCGGTGGTTCGGCTGGTCGGCGGGCAAGCTGCTGGTCCTGGACATCGGCGGCGGCTCGCTGGAGATCGCGTACGGCATCGACGAGGAACCCGACGCGGCCGTGTCCCTCCCGCTCGGCGCGGGCCGCCTCACCTCGGCGTGGCTCCCCGGGGACCCTCCGGCGCCGGCCGACGTGAAGGCGCTGCGCCGCCACGCGCGTGCGCAGATCGCCCGGTCGGTCGGGGAGTTCAGCCGCTTCGGGACGCCGGACCACGTGGTGGCGACGTCGAAGACGTTCAAGCAGCTGGCCCGGATCGCGGGCGCGGCCCGCTCGGCGGAGGGGCTGTACGTACAGCGCGACCTGACGCGCAAGGCGCTGGAGGAGTGGGTCCCGCGCCTGGCCACGATGACCACGGCCCAGCGAGCCGCCCTTCCGGGCGTCTCGCAGGGCCGTGCGCACCAGCTGCTGGCGGGTGCGCTGGTGGCGGAGGGCGCGATGGACCTCTTCGGCGTGGACGACCTCGAAATCTGCCCCTGGGCCCTCCGCGAGGGCGTGATCCTGCGCAGACTGGACCACCTGCCGGCCTGACCCGCACCGATCCGCAGCCCCCGGCCCGCGCGGCGCCCCACCCGGTACGACCCCTACGGCGCGGCCGGGTCCTGCACGCCTTCCCTCCGCCACCGCCCGGCCGGGCAGGGCACGTTGGACCGGCCGCGGGCCGCCGTGGGGAGGAGGCCCGGCCACCGGCCGTGTACCGGTGCGGTGGAGGGAGGGCGCAGGGGCGGCCGCAGGGGCTGGGCCGGGGACGGCCGGTGGCGGGTGGCGGGTGTCACGGCGGGGGGCGGGGCGGGGACCGTACCCTGTCTCCGTGGCAGAACCAGTCCGGATCCCGAACGTGAAAGTCGCCCTCTCCACCGCCTCCGTATATCCGGAGACGACGGCGACCGCCTTCGAGATCGCCGCACG
This Streptomyces sp. NBC_00539 DNA region includes the following protein-coding sequences:
- a CDS encoding BACON domain-containing protein, translating into MNSSSQPHPPARTGAHRAQGRTPSRGPELGPADEQPPPFRHEPYLDGLFTYCLSVLCDHDTATDVLGEVLAVAERHPGRCPDEGDRRAWLYALARWGCLTRLGEQRRTRQGAHSAGRTPEHTDEKHAPGALDVSAYRRTELARLAWPEAAGTTPEQREALELAVRHRLAVPELAAVLGTQAATARELLTGAACEVERTRAALAVVETGNCPAVSRLTGDGQVLLSTTLRAELVRHVDDCPRCRRVAERVGAAAPWPGSGGVHTPGLPLVPAPRPAVHAAMLRSGRRRRGGPGPRFDRTGFPMDPKDRAARRDRLRARAVTTTVVATVVAAPVLALWAAYRGAPSTGEPAAGTTARISASESELPLPHVDGRPFAAYQNAGNTRTTGEPGFAPGADVPDVSVEVISPGASGTPQPGGPGAPGHIAVSASTRGGTTALTLTASGGAPVHWRLWSDAPWLRASRSAGTLAPGGSVTVWITVDSAAQPVGAWSARVGIDPDGAVVSLRGHGRPAPPATPPGTPDRDPDPDPTPTPTPPSPTPTPPATPDPTPTPTPPSPTPTPTEPEGTVSPAPDPGGPGPSGSAS
- a CDS encoding Ppx/GppA phosphatase family protein translates to MRLGVLDVGSNTVHLLVVDAHPGARPLSAHSHKVELRLAELLDERGSVSPEGIRRLVSVIGDAVQAAEDKGCEDLLPFATSAVREATNADEVLARVKAETGIDLPILSGDDEARLTFLAVRRWFGWSAGKLLVLDIGGGSLEIAYGIDEEPDAAVSLPLGAGRLTSAWLPGDPPAPADVKALRRHARAQIARSVGEFSRFGTPDHVVATSKTFKQLARIAGAARSAEGLYVQRDLTRKALEEWVPRLATMTTAQRAALPGVSQGRAHQLLAGALVAEGAMDLFGVDDLEICPWALREGVILRRLDHLPA